The following are encoded in a window of Bremerella alba genomic DNA:
- a CDS encoding DUF1559 domain-containing protein, with protein MNRRTKGFTLVELLVVIAIIGVLIALLLPAVQQAREAARRMSCTNKMKQIGLAIHNYHDTFLRFPAGGIVDEKVTKGYGDTWCNTGDSTQRTPWTVMILPFMEDRALSDQFDITRRFSASFTSQVDSGNPNYNLWYLPNPNYQCPSDPAAGSDVNNLNYFGVQGGGSASEVNCSGGNSNVFFTNGIIYANSDTRMRDVTDGTTKTFLVGESKYHLTEAGTTSTFYLSWSSSIRLGSGSTMPHPVTMAGAYEPINSRETTGGMQPQSGSDSRTGYSRLFGSFHPGGCNMLMADASVHFLPETIDLDIYRQLGIRNDSAPVGGLPQ; from the coding sequence ATGAATCGAAGAACAAAGGGTTTTACCCTGGTTGAGCTACTAGTCGTAATTGCGATTATCGGCGTCCTGATTGCCCTATTGCTGCCCGCTGTACAGCAAGCCCGCGAGGCTGCTCGCCGCATGTCGTGCACCAACAAGATGAAGCAAATTGGCTTGGCAATCCACAACTACCACGACACCTTCCTGCGTTTCCCCGCCGGCGGTATCGTCGACGAGAAGGTGACCAAAGGCTACGGTGACACATGGTGTAACACTGGGGATTCCACCCAGCGAACTCCTTGGACCGTCATGATCCTTCCGTTCATGGAAGACAGGGCTCTCTCAGATCAGTTCGACATTACACGAAGGTTCTCGGCCTCTTTCACCAGCCAGGTTGACAGTGGTAACCCCAATTACAACCTTTGGTACCTGCCCAACCCTAACTACCAATGTCCTTCCGATCCTGCCGCAGGTTCCGATGTGAACAACCTGAACTACTTTGGCGTTCAAGGGGGCGGCTCGGCCAGCGAAGTGAACTGCAGCGGCGGTAACTCGAACGTCTTCTTTACCAATGGGATCATCTACGCCAATTCCGATACCCGGATGCGTGACGTGACCGACGGTACCACAAAGACCTTCCTGGTAGGTGAAAGCAAGTACCACTTGACCGAAGCAGGCACGACCTCGACCTTCTACCTGAGTTGGTCTTCCTCGATTCGTCTCGGCTCAGGCTCTACGATGCCACACCCTGTTACGATGGCCGGCGCTTACGAGCCGATCAACTCGCGAGAGACAACCGGCGGCATGCAACCCCAAAGTGGCAGTGACTCACGCACCGGCTACTCTCGCCTATTCGGCAGTTTTCACCCCGGCGGATGTAACATGCTTATGGCGGATGCCTCGGTTCACTTCCTGCCAGAGACAATCGACCTAGACATCTACCGCCAGCTAGGCATCCGAAACGATAGTGCACCTGTCGGAGGGCTGCCTCAATGA
- the fabF gene encoding beta-ketoacyl-ACP synthase II, translating into MKRRVVVTGMGIVSSLSCQLDQFWSKLIAGESGVHEIKILDHSRFKVKFAADVHDWAPDEYIDSKEQKRLDRFSQFGMVAGIDAVNQSGLDFSQEDSYRCGVILGSGVGGIATIEEQTEKLLTKGADRVSPMTIPRLMLNAAGGNISIRYGMRGPNYTVATACASATNALGDALKAIQYDEADVMISGGTEAGITPMGISAFSNMKALSFRNDDPQKASRPFDLDRDGFVMAEGAGVLVLEELEHAKARGANILGEIVGFGCSGDGGHITSPDPEGRGAARAMQNALNDAQLSPEKIDYINAHGTSTPPGDKAETTAIKTVYGDHAYKLAVSSTKSSLGHSLGASGGIEAITCLKVIQEGIIPPTINLEKPDPACDLDYTPNEAKNRKVSYAMSNSFGFGGHNACVIVKEYAE; encoded by the coding sequence ATGAAGCGTCGCGTTGTCGTTACCGGAATGGGGATTGTCTCCTCCCTTAGCTGCCAACTAGATCAGTTTTGGTCCAAGTTGATTGCAGGGGAGAGCGGCGTCCACGAAATTAAGATCCTGGATCATTCCCGATTCAAGGTAAAGTTTGCCGCCGACGTGCATGACTGGGCACCGGACGAGTACATCGACTCGAAGGAACAAAAACGTCTAGACCGTTTCTCTCAGTTTGGAATGGTCGCGGGAATCGACGCCGTCAATCAATCAGGCCTCGATTTCTCACAAGAGGATTCTTACCGCTGCGGCGTGATCCTCGGTTCTGGCGTGGGCGGCATTGCCACCATTGAAGAGCAAACCGAGAAGCTCCTGACCAAGGGCGCCGATCGCGTCTCGCCGATGACCATTCCGCGCCTGATGCTTAACGCTGCCGGCGGGAACATCTCGATCCGCTATGGAATGCGAGGCCCCAACTACACCGTCGCAACAGCATGTGCCAGTGCCACCAATGCCCTGGGCGATGCCCTCAAAGCGATTCAATACGATGAAGCGGACGTCATGATTTCTGGTGGTACCGAAGCTGGTATCACGCCTATGGGGATCAGCGCCTTCTCCAACATGAAGGCCCTTTCCTTCCGCAACGACGATCCCCAAAAGGCGAGCCGCCCGTTCGATCTCGATCGTGACGGTTTCGTCATGGCCGAAGGTGCCGGCGTTCTCGTCTTGGAAGAACTCGAGCACGCCAAGGCCCGCGGCGCGAACATCCTGGGCGAAATCGTTGGCTTTGGGTGCAGCGGCGACGGAGGCCATATCACCTCGCCTGACCCAGAAGGTCGCGGGGCGGCCCGAGCAATGCAAAACGCACTGAACGACGCCCAACTGTCGCCTGAGAAAATTGATTACATAAATGCTCACGGCACCAGCACGCCTCCAGGCGACAAAGCCGAGACGACTGCCATCAAGACCGTCTACGGCGACCATGCCTACAAACTGGCCGTCTCCAGCACCAAGAGTTCGCTGGGGCATTCGCTAGGTGCCAGTGGCGGCATCGAGGCGATTACTTGCTTGAAGGTCATCCAGGAAGGTATTATCCCGCCGACCATCAACCTGGAAAAGCCAGACCCGGCCTGCGATCTCGACTACACGCCTAACGAAGCTAAAAACCGCAAGGTTAGCTACGCGATGAGCAATAGCTTTGGCTTCGGCGGCCACAATGCCTGCGTCATTGTGAAAGAATACGCCGAGTAG
- the acpP gene encoding acyl carrier protein produces MSVEERVIEIVASQLGVDKEKVSRDSSFVNDLGADSLDMVELVMELEEEFDIDIPEDSADKIETVGQAIDYLEEAKNS; encoded by the coding sequence GTGTCGGTAGAAGAGCGTGTAATAGAGATTGTTGCTAGCCAACTAGGTGTTGATAAAGAAAAAGTTTCCCGCGACAGTTCATTCGTGAACGATCTGGGAGCCGACTCGCTGGACATGGTCGAGTTGGTCATGGAACTGGAAGAAGAATTTGATATCGACATTCCAGAAGATTCCGCCGATAAGATCGAGACCGTCGGTCAAGCGATCGATTATCTGGAAGAAGCCAAGAACTCCTAG
- the fabG gene encoding 3-oxoacyl-[acyl-carrier-protein] reductase, whose translation MSDADRNALPVDLTGKIAIVTGASQGIGQQIAIGLGKRGAKVACVARSADKLAETVTAIKEAGGEAEAFPCDVTSRESVEQMIDKVAEDWEKIDILVNNAGVTRDNLLPRMTDEEWDTVINTNLRGMFLFSRAASKFMMRARFGRIINISSVSGIMGNPGQTNYSASKAGMIGFTRSLSRELAGRKVTINAICPGFIESDMTKALGPAVEDEVKKRIPAKRMGKPEEIADAVLFLASDHAAYVTGQVLTVDGGMTG comes from the coding sequence ATGAGCGACGCTGATCGAAACGCACTTCCCGTTGACCTAACTGGCAAGATCGCCATCGTGACTGGCGCCTCGCAAGGGATTGGTCAGCAAATCGCCATTGGCCTGGGCAAACGCGGCGCTAAGGTCGCCTGTGTTGCCCGCAGTGCCGACAAGCTGGCCGAGACGGTCACAGCGATCAAGGAAGCCGGCGGCGAGGCCGAAGCGTTCCCGTGCGACGTGACGTCGCGAGAGAGCGTCGAGCAGATGATCGACAAGGTCGCCGAAGACTGGGAAAAGATTGATATTCTGGTAAATAACGCCGGCGTTACCCGCGACAACTTGCTTCCTCGCATGACCGACGAAGAATGGGATACCGTCATCAACACAAACCTGCGAGGCATGTTCCTATTTAGCCGAGCTGCGTCGAAGTTCATGATGCGAGCACGTTTCGGTCGCATTATCAACATCAGTAGCGTCTCCGGCATCATGGGTAACCCTGGCCAGACGAACTACTCGGCATCAAAAGCGGGTATGATTGGCTTTACTCGCAGCTTGAGCCGCGAATTGGCTGGTCGCAAGGTCACCATCAACGCCATCTGCCCAGGCTTTATCGAATCGGACATGACCAAAGCGTTAGGCCCTGCGGTCGAAGACGAAGTCAAAAAACGCATACCAGCCAAGCGGATGGGCAAGCCAGAAGAGATCGCCGATGCGGTTCTTTTCCTGGCCAGCGATCACGCAGCCTACGTTACCGGTCAGGTTCTGACGGTCGACGGCGGCATGACTGGCTAG